GTGTAGGGTGGGAGGACTATCCCACAGCCCCTGAGTCTGGTGGCGGTAGCCGTGCATTTTTTCAAAAGAGCGACTGTATTTCGGTTACTGTTCGCATAGAGGACTGCTCGGGTACGAGAGGCGTATTTTCATACACCATGCAAAACGCTTGCGAGAGTAGTTACACTGTTCGGATTGCAAGCGCAGAGGGTAGATGGACAACCGCTTCTTTTTCGATAGACAAAGGCGAAACACGAACAGGAAGTTTTACCAAAACAGATTCCGCACCATGTTCAGGCAGTTTTTTCGTAGAGGCTTATTACTGATTCTGCTGAATCGTAGTTTATTTTTTTAAGAGAGAATAGCAAAAGCCGATGTCTAAATGACATCGGCTTTTATTTTTGTAAACACCACTTACTATTCAAAACCTCAACGTAAACACCGTCTCTTCTTCCGGCTTAGACTGAACACTAATCGTACCGCGATGAACGCGCATAATCTGTCTGGAAAGTGCGAGACCAATACCCGAACCATCGCGTTTGGTCGTGAAAAACGGAATAAAAATGCGCTCCTGCACATCTTCCAAAATACCCGGCCCATTGTCTTGCACGCGGATGACAACCCGGCCTCGCCCATCGAGTTGTGCCGAGAGATCCATGCGGGCATTGGAACGACCTGCAAGAGCTTGCACGGCATTCCGCATCAAATTGATCAACACCTGCTCAATGAAATCGGGATCGGCGGTAAGCTCCAGCGTCCTGGGATCAATTGCCGTGTACAGAGCAATATCATTCTTATCGCACTCACTCTGCATCAGAAACACAACGCGGGCAAAAAGTTCGGAAATCTGAAAAATTTGAAAATCGGGACGCGATATGTGCGTAAGTTGGCGATACGCCTCGACAAAATGGAGAAGCCCTTCGCTGCGCGACTGAATCGTTTCCAGAGCCGTGTGAACATCGGGCAACGTATCGGGATCAAGCGATGAAGCATGTGCAGAATCGGGCAAAAGACCGCGCACTGTAGAAGCCAGAGAAGAAATGGGCGTGATAGAATTCATAATCTCATGGGTCAAAACCCGAATCAGCTTTTGCCACGCCTCCATCTCCTGTTCTTCAAGTTCGGTCTGAATATTTTGAATAGACGCCAAAATAAAAGACTCGCCCCGCATCCGCAGTTCAGTCGCATAGACGATAATCTGGAGCAGTTCGTCCTCATCCTGAATTTTGACCAGCGTCTTATCGCCCGAGCGAAGTTTGAGCAGCGCCTCTGAAAACGCCTTACTAACCGCCTCCAATTCGCGCACATCGCGCATATGGGGCTTGCGAAGCAACCGCTGCGCCGCCGTATTCATCAGTTCAATCCGACCTTCGGGCGTATAGCAAATCAGACCAATGCCCACATGCTGGACAACGGTCTGGAGATACTGAAAATTCTCTTCTCTTTCTGCGCGCGTCTTGCGAAAAGCCTCGAGCACCTCGTTAAACGCATCCTTGAGATTGTTATACGCCGACCCCAACCCGGCACCCGTAAAAGATTGGGTAAAATCCTCATAGCGAATCGCCTGCAAAAATCGCGTGAGATCGCGCTGCGTGCGCTCTACATAGTGTATAAGTGCCCAGGTCTGATAGAGCACACACACACCAATAATAGCAAGCGTGGCGTAGTATTCACTAAAAAAAAGACAATAAAAGAAAAGACAGGTGGTGATACACAGAAGAGCCACGCGCAAAATACATATCAGGCGAAAGTGTTTATAAGCCATGC
Above is a genomic segment from Gemmatimonadota bacterium containing:
- a CDS encoding ATP-binding protein, with amino-acid sequence MAYKHFRLICILRVALLCITTCLFFYCLFFSEYYATLAIIGVCVLYQTWALIHYVERTQRDLTRFLQAIRYEDFTQSFTGAGLGSAYNNLKDAFNEVLEAFRKTRAEREENFQYLQTVVQHVGIGLICYTPEGRIELMNTAAQRLLRKPHMRDVRELEAVSKAFSEALLKLRSGDKTLVKIQDEDELLQIIVYATELRMRGESFILASIQNIQTELEEQEMEAWQKLIRVLTHEIMNSITPISSLASTVRGLLPDSAHASSLDPDTLPDVHTALETIQSRSEGLLHFVEAYRQLTHISRPDFQIFQISELFARVVFLMQSECDKNDIALYTAIDPRTLELTADPDFIEQVLINLMRNAVQALAGRSNARMDLSAQLDGRGRVVIRVQDNGPGILEDVQERIFIPFFTTKRDGSGIGLALSRQIMRVHRGTISVQSKPEEETVFTLRF